The proteins below come from a single Salmo trutta unplaced genomic scaffold, fSalTru1.1, whole genome shotgun sequence genomic window:
- the LOC115185015 gene encoding BAH and coiled-coil domain-containing protein 1: MCPEIKVLLAITSSLPLLSLIVLILCVAIGSGLMGNSSASFMGTFLASSLGSSSHPSRPPSSPSSPGSFRGGPHSSASQIWFPHSHEAAPGYPRFSGSLAHTFLPMSHLDHHANSGVLYGQHRFYDTQKENFYLRSLPSQPPLISANHGLPPISRAGPGHPQGSCSRDMDPGGGVSLHKGLKEGSVERGVVPSTKDKERPSSKQEAKERQQHHSHHPQSSHPHHHHPHPGHTQPQAHQQHPQYPQHPVSLEEVNSRALERHMEQQQALGMTRTLSACLLNGKMQNGGDSGTGGAKASMTSYGGEVMGSRGAQTQASHRHMEGGGNVRCTKEGVSGEMRISEQPSDCLEGRGQMLHHALPYSVAPPLQMGSAAGGGHPHLHPHHHPHPHPGGFHCLQLHPSHPHHPHTHHHPDFFCPPPPAPLTNPSPHERGGGGGRDPKVTGPTFIPSVGGGHLGDKSSGQPFQMGTPTDCQGLVGGGGSAKDKAMEKSGGGAPPSNWHRKQQQQHPYRKAEKAPDWMQQQSHHHHPQQPQPQPPQPQQPQPQQPLPQQPQPQQHQAVRSRSVECINSVGVDTTDVFRPSLPQGAKAGHSLPHSVNTSPYRDCSLPGPLPNASPLGGRGGAGGGAGGGSCSLQRDGQKVARIRHQQHGGPGPDVPAPELNQSKNQNQDLNRKLEMEMSPYGYSNSGQGQQHHPQQPLVPPWAMRPHHVHPAEEEQQRKAYMESLSGGRQQPQQQPGQGMGIPPHPSPQPQPAPPPAPSQQHQDPQVASQAQEESSAMKSLLKYSTQQPLLLSQKSPFGGLGSLKSGGPGGPGGGAPGVSCTLQGSKQQQALPTRKGPANDGERSDCGGRGREVGEAVGHGEGEVRQPPVGIAVAVARQREPSCRPVDAHPNSRQGRVHPSMK, translated from the exons cagCCCCGGGGTATCCTCGATTCTCAGGGAGTCTCGCCCATACCTTCCTTCCCATGAGCCACTTGGATCACCATGCCAACAGCGGCGTCCTCTACGGGCAGCACCGTTTCTACGACACCCAAAAAG AGAACTTCTATCTAAGAAGCCTTCCGTCCCAGCCCCCTCTCATCTCAGCCAATCACGGTCTTCCGCCCATCTCCAGGGCGGGGCCGGGACACCCTCAGGGCTCCTGCAGTCGGGACATGGACCCAGGGGGCGGAGTCAGCCTACACAAGGGCCTGAAGGAGGGGTCCGTcgagagaggggtggtccccagcaCCAAGGACAAGGAGAGGCCCAGCAGCAAACAGGAGGCCAAGGAGCGACAGCAGCACCACAGCCACCACCCCCAGTCCTCAcatccacaccaccaccacccacaccCCGGCCACACACAGCCCCAGGCCCACCAGCAGCACCCCCAGTACCCCCAGCACCCGGTCTCCCTGGAGGAGGTCAATAGCAGAGCCCTGGAGAGGCACATGGAGCAACAACAGGCCCTGGGTATGACTAGAACCCTCAGCGCCTGCCTGCTCAACGGAAAGATGCAGAACGGGGGGGACTCTGGGACGGGTGGGGCCAAGGCTTCCATGACTAGCTATGGGGGGGAGGTGATGGGGAGCAGGGGGGCTCAGACACAGGCCAGCCACAGACACATGGAGGGTGGGGGGAACGTCCGCTGCACCAAGGAAGGGGTGAGCGGCGAGATGAGGATCAGTGAGCAGCCTTCGGACTGTCTGGAGGGGAGGGGCCAGATGCTCCACCACGCCCTTCCCTACTCTGTGGCGCCGCCCCTGCAAATGGGTTCAGCCGCTGGGGGAggccacccccacctccacccccaccaccaccctcaccCGCATCCGGGGGGGTTCCACTGCCTTCAGCTCCACCCCAGCCATCCCcatcacccccacacacaccaccacccggACTTCTTCTGCCCGCCTccacctgcccctctaaccaacCCCTCACCGCacgagaggggagggggaggggggcgaGACCCCAAAGTGACAGGGCCCACGTTCATACCATCTGTAGGGGGAGGACACCTGGGGGACAAGTCCAGCGGGCAACCCTTCCAGATGGGCACCCCAACCGACTGccaggggttggtgggtgggggCGGCAGTGCCAAGGACAAGGCTATGGAGAAGAGTGGGGGAGGGGCCCCCCCCAGTAACTGGCACAggaaacagcagcagcagcacccgTACAGAAAGGCTGAGAAGGCCCCGGACTGGATGCAGCAGCAgagtcaccaccaccacccccaacaACCCCAGCCCCAACCACCCCAGCCCCAACAACCCCAGCCCCAACAACCCCTTCCCcagcagccccagccccagcagcACCAAGCCGTGCGTTCCCGCAGCGTCGAATGCATCAATAGCGTGGGAGTGGACACCACCGATGTGTTCCGGCCCTCTCTTCCCCAGGGAGCCAAGGCCGGACACTCCCTCCCCCACTCAGTCAACACCTCTCCCTACAGAGACTGCTCCCTCCCGGGCCCCCTGCCCAACGCCTCACCCCTGGGGGGTCGGGGAGGTGCAGGCGGTGGTGCTGGAGGTGGGAGTTGTTCCTTACAGAGAGATGGTCAGAAGGTGGCCCGTATTCGCCACCAGCAGCATGGCGGGCCAGGCCCGGACGTCCCAGCaccagagctgaaccagagcaaGAACCAGAACCAGGACCTGAACAGGAAGCTGGAGATGGAGATGTCCCCGTACGGCTACAGCAACAGTGGGCAGGGACAGCAGCATCACCCCCAGCAGCCCCTGGTTCCTCCCTGGGCCATGAGGCCTCACCACGTCCACCCTGCAGAGGAGGAGCAGCAGCGGAAGGCCTACATGGAGTCTCTCAGTGGTGGCAGGCAACAGCCCCAGCAACAACCAGGGCAAGGTATGGGCATCCCTCCTCATCcttctccccagccccagcccgcTCCACCCCCAGCCCCCTCTCAGCAGCATCAAGACCCCCAGGTCGCCTCACAGGCCCAGGAGGAGAGCAGTGCCATGAAGAGCCTGCTGAAGTACAGCACCCAGCAGCCCCTGCTCCTCTCCCAGAAGAGTCCCTTCGGAGGCCTGGGGAGCCTCAAATCCGGTGGCCCTGGTGGTCCTGGAGGTGGTGCCCCCGGGGTTAGCTGCACCCTACAAGGCAGCAAACAACAACAGGCCCTGCCCACCAGGAAGGGCCCGGCTAATGACGGCGAGCGCTCTGACTGTGGGGGGCGTGGCCGGGAGGTGGGCGAGGCGGTGGGTCACGGTGAGGGAGAGGTGCGCCAACCGCCTGTGGGCATCGCAGTCGCCGTGGCGAGGCAGAGGGAACCGTCCTGTCGCCCGGTGGACGCCCACCCCAACAGCCGGCAGGGGCGGGTGCACCCCTCCATGAAAG